Proteins from one Dysgonomonas sp. HDW5A genomic window:
- a CDS encoding HlyD family secretion protein: MSREDNKSGSKLIPILGFAAVIIAVAIYGFFFLNQEDNTLQGEAEVTEVRISSKVPGRIEKFFVEEGDSVRRGDTLAILSAPDVYAKLSQATAAEQGAAAQSNKAQKGARVEQINSAYEMWQKAKVGVDIAQKSFTRVQNLYNKGVTTAQKRDEAEANYNAAVATEKAAKSQYDMAKNGAEREDKEAALAMLNRAKGAVAEVDSYITETYLISPVDGRVSERFPNVGELVGTGAPIMNVTDLSKKWGTFNVREDRLEDFKIGQTLTAFVPAINKEVKLKVYYMKDLGSYAAWKATKTTGGYDRKTFEIRGHFVENQPDILPGMSLIIKE, from the coding sequence ATGAGTAGAGAAGATAATAAATCAGGATCAAAACTTATTCCGATTCTCGGTTTTGCAGCAGTTATAATTGCTGTTGCCATATATGGTTTCTTTTTTCTGAATCAGGAAGACAATACATTGCAGGGGGAAGCTGAGGTTACCGAAGTACGTATTTCGAGTAAAGTGCCCGGTCGTATCGAAAAATTCTTTGTAGAAGAAGGCGATTCTGTTCGTAGAGGCGATACTCTCGCTATACTAAGTGCCCCCGATGTGTATGCTAAACTGTCGCAAGCTACTGCTGCCGAACAAGGAGCTGCTGCACAAAGTAACAAAGCTCAAAAAGGAGCCAGAGTGGAGCAGATTAATAGTGCTTATGAAATGTGGCAAAAAGCAAAAGTAGGAGTCGACATAGCTCAGAAGTCTTTTACACGTGTTCAGAATCTCTATAATAAAGGAGTAACAACCGCTCAGAAACGAGATGAGGCAGAAGCAAATTATAATGCAGCCGTGGCTACCGAAAAAGCGGCTAAATCTCAATATGATATGGCGAAAAACGGAGCCGAACGTGAGGATAAAGAGGCAGCATTGGCTATGCTAAACAGAGCTAAAGGTGCTGTTGCTGAAGTTGATTCTTACATTACCGAAACATATCTTATTTCGCCTGTTGACGGACGTGTTTCAGAACGATTCCCTAATGTGGGAGAATTGGTTGGCACAGGCGCACCTATTATGAATGTCACTGATCTTTCTAAAAAATGGGGAACTTTCAATGTGAGAGAAGATCGTTTGGAAGATTTCAAAATCGGACAAACCCTCACAGCTTTTGTTCCTGCTATAAATAAGGAAGTAAAGCTAAAAGTATATTATATGAAAGATCTGGGTTCATACGCTGCATGGAAGGCAACTAAAACCACAGGAGGGTATGATCGTAAAACATTTGAAATAAGAGGTCACTTTGTCGAAAATCAGCCGGATATTTTACCCGGAATGTCACTTATAATAAAAGAATAG